The Leptospira sp. WS39.C2 genome contains a region encoding:
- a CDS encoding transglutaminase-like domain-containing protein: MKLWILSIIFVLGTGSLYAKEKGEFPSEWVLQKTTFSYPSNFEFPEEGSVELFESTLYFQNSLYFQIKNKEKKNSIYQYDLQTGTFQKKLWEKGRILGWTECKNQFLIQTKQKLYFVEPITWNVINESTVPSISPQWRDMVCANQKLYRLDNDQLQVLDMETWEVKSILPLPMKSVQRIVKHEDMEILLYSSFSGNMVKNFSIDEGNTKGEWKVKTNHRALFKLIHISSDRFLVFDPITKIYGEFYLFDDQLIPMAERLEKRSDGKAVRFSPIESNLQYQLEIQANEEIPETNIHVVLPKKDTYAQSLKEETFYSPSSFSLDETGNRTLTIPLAKMKKGESKTIKVYNGNLTRYKIHWKLDPNITLNREENESKFPNELRDDWFVKLNDLVVIEKSKELYEENLTLKKILEQTSKYTSSIPYKSGKFEPAPKVIEKNNGGCTEHSYVTMALLRGLGIPTRLIWNYLPTETSKEMSLNHKYVEVWIEGYGWIPMEPLAPPKSKPGVSHARHLVFAVLPTPTHPKILGGDRLVQFTKESFHLRKNLSLKLTILKDEKGEREEETIGLQPGQKQNRTIVSGEDLVVP, encoded by the coding sequence ATGAAACTTTGGATTTTGAGCATCATATTTGTTTTAGGAACTGGTTCCCTTTATGCAAAAGAAAAAGGTGAGTTCCCTTCTGAATGGGTATTGCAAAAAACAACCTTCTCTTATCCGTCAAACTTTGAATTCCCTGAGGAAGGTTCAGTGGAATTATTTGAATCCACTTTATATTTTCAAAACAGTTTGTATTTCCAAATCAAAAATAAAGAGAAAAAAAATTCAATCTACCAATATGACTTACAAACAGGCACATTTCAAAAAAAACTTTGGGAGAAAGGAAGGATACTTGGTTGGACAGAATGTAAAAATCAATTTCTGATCCAAACCAAACAAAAGTTATATTTTGTGGAGCCAATTACATGGAATGTGATAAATGAATCCACTGTACCCTCCATTTCACCGCAATGGCGAGACATGGTTTGTGCCAATCAAAAATTGTACCGTTTGGACAATGACCAATTACAAGTTTTGGATATGGAAACATGGGAAGTAAAATCAATACTGCCACTTCCAATGAAATCGGTACAAAGGATTGTAAAACATGAGGATATGGAAATTCTCCTTTATTCTTCCTTTTCGGGCAATATGGTGAAAAATTTTTCCATAGACGAGGGCAATACAAAAGGGGAATGGAAGGTAAAAACAAACCACAGAGCTCTTTTTAAACTCATCCATATCTCATCTGATCGATTTTTGGTCTTTGATCCCATCACGAAAATTTATGGAGAATTTTATCTCTTTGATGATCAGTTGATTCCGATGGCCGAAAGACTAGAAAAACGAAGTGATGGGAAGGCAGTTAGATTTTCTCCAATTGAGTCCAATCTCCAATACCAATTGGAAATACAAGCGAATGAAGAGATTCCAGAAACCAACATTCATGTTGTCCTTCCTAAAAAAGATACGTATGCTCAATCATTGAAGGAAGAAACATTTTACTCACCAAGTTCCTTCAGTTTGGATGAAACTGGGAATCGGACACTCACGATTCCGTTGGCAAAAATGAAAAAAGGGGAATCTAAAACCATAAAAGTTTATAACGGAAATCTCACTCGTTACAAAATACACTGGAAATTGGATCCTAACATCACTCTGAACCGCGAGGAGAATGAATCGAAATTTCCAAACGAATTGAGGGATGATTGGTTTGTGAAACTAAATGACCTGGTTGTAATCGAAAAATCAAAGGAACTCTACGAAGAAAATTTGACTCTAAAGAAAATCTTAGAACAAACTAGCAAATACACATCCAGCATTCCTTATAAATCAGGGAAATTTGAGCCAGCACCGAAAGTCATTGAGAAAAACAATGGTGGGTGTACGGAACATTCCTATGTCACCATGGCTTTGTTACGTGGTCTTGGCATTCCAACAAGACTTATATGGAATTATTTACCGACAGAAACTTCAAAGGAAATGAGTTTGAATCATAAATATGTCGAAGTTTGGATTGAAGGTTATGGTTGGATCCCTATGGAACCACTGGCTCCTCCGAAATCAAAACCAGGAGTATCCCATGCCCGGCATCTTGTGTTTGCCGTTTTGCCAACACCAACCCATCCCAAAATTTTAGGAGGAGATCGTCTTGTCCAATTCACCAAAGAGAGTTTTCATTTGCGTAAAAATCTTTCATTGAAACTCACCATTCTCAAAGACGAAAAAGGTGAAAGGGAAGAGGAAACGATCGGATTACAACCAGGCCAAAAACAAAATAGAACCATCGTTTCAGGTGAGGATTTAGTTGTCCCTTAA
- a CDS encoding GAF domain-containing SpoIIE family protein phosphatase, whose translation MSSRKPDFGRFQHLESFIHLSKDAIWCYELDIPMPISLPFEEQMEYIWNHSIVKECNLAMVKLYGFNHLEDVSGKFLKEIVTLKSIYLLRKFIESSYQLEDFEYTQTTSILPRVFLINSHGQVVDGHLVRIWGQQIEISNIRESESKLAGLLQFSQIVTEISKMFVHTKAEFVSDAIQFALEELGKYSKADRVFVAEISSDKQFLSVSHEWLLDGIPSLFEAGTKLPIAKMNPERLGVLAGDGVIYIPDTTALKDEPWHLQLFKSAEVRSILVIGLRDEGNLIGILGVTTYQKLGDWTDEIKQMLGLVAGFVSQGLVRAKNEIKLMKKEKILQRFYSDVKEDLALAKLTQEAWVAKDFGTIPNIKIESRFLPYDEIGGDLILYEKPKPDCIDIFFGDISGHGISSALVSGIAAVSFKKHSLSESSPSAILEAMHLELKTIIFKHHISACVMRIYPLERRIEFSFAGHPPIVFWNQKDRVMKFVKDEMYPILLLDEWKGKNISKTFEKGDRLLLYSDGIYELEEETGGYIGLDVFLQELSEMISVSDDTYSLIKNMIANCLVEKERIIHDDIAVLFLEF comes from the coding sequence ATGAGCTCTCGTAAACCCGATTTTGGTCGTTTCCAACACTTGGAGAGTTTTATCCATTTGTCAAAAGACGCCATTTGGTGTTATGAATTGGACATTCCCATGCCCATTTCCCTCCCTTTCGAAGAACAAATGGAATACATTTGGAATCATTCCATCGTGAAGGAATGTAATTTGGCAATGGTCAAATTGTATGGGTTTAACCACCTAGAGGATGTCAGTGGAAAGTTTCTGAAAGAAATTGTTACCTTAAAGAGTATTTACCTACTTCGCAAATTCATTGAAAGTTCTTACCAATTGGAAGATTTTGAATACACCCAAACCACATCTATTTTACCTAGAGTGTTTCTCATCAATTCCCACGGCCAAGTTGTAGATGGCCACCTGGTCCGCATTTGGGGCCAACAAATTGAAATTTCCAATATCCGCGAATCAGAATCAAAACTCGCGGGACTATTGCAGTTCTCTCAAATTGTAACTGAAATTTCAAAGATGTTTGTCCATACAAAGGCAGAATTTGTTTCCGATGCCATTCAATTTGCATTGGAAGAATTGGGGAAATATTCAAAAGCAGATAGAGTTTTTGTGGCTGAGATTTCTTCAGATAAACAATTTTTATCAGTGAGCCACGAATGGTTGTTAGATGGCATTCCTTCATTGTTTGAGGCTGGTACAAAACTTCCAATAGCAAAGATGAACCCAGAACGTCTAGGTGTCCTTGCTGGGGACGGAGTGATTTATATTCCAGATACAACTGCTTTAAAAGACGAACCTTGGCATTTACAATTATTCAAATCTGCGGAAGTTCGTTCCATATTGGTAATAGGATTACGTGATGAAGGAAATTTGATTGGAATCCTTGGAGTCACAACCTACCAAAAACTCGGTGACTGGACTGATGAAATAAAACAGATGTTAGGTTTGGTTGCTGGTTTTGTTTCCCAAGGTTTAGTTCGTGCGAAAAACGAAATCAAACTGATGAAAAAAGAAAAAATCTTACAACGGTTTTACTCTGATGTGAAGGAAGATTTGGCCTTAGCCAAACTCACACAAGAAGCATGGGTTGCAAAAGATTTTGGTACCATTCCCAATATCAAAATTGAGTCCCGATTTTTGCCTTATGACGAAATTGGGGGAGATTTAATTTTATATGAAAAACCAAAACCAGATTGTATTGATATATTTTTTGGAGATATTTCCGGACATGGGATCTCGTCTGCCTTAGTCTCTGGGATTGCTGCAGTATCTTTTAAAAAACATTCCTTAAGTGAATCTTCACCATCGGCAATTTTGGAAGCAATGCACCTGGAGTTAAAAACCATTATCTTTAAACACCATATCTCTGCCTGTGTGATGAGGATTTATCCATTGGAAAGAAGGATTGAGTTTAGTTTTGCGGGGCATCCTCCCATAGTGTTTTGGAACCAAAAAGACCGTGTGATGAAATTTGTAAAAGATGAGATGTATCCAATCCTTTTACTTGATGAATGGAAAGGGAAAAACATTTCAAAAACTTTTGAGAAAGGTGATAGATTACTTTTATACTCAGATGGTATTTATGAATTGGAAGAAGAAACAGGTGGTTACATTGGGCTTGATGTTTTTTTACAAGAACTCTCTGAAATGATTTCAGTATCTGATGATACGTATAGTCTCATCAAAAACATGATCGCCAATTGCCTTGTGGAAAAGGAACGTATCATCCACGATGATATTGCAGTATTATTTTTAGAATTTTAA
- the glnA gene encoding type I glutamate--ammonia ligase: protein MQFATPKFTSGKEVVEYAKKNGVLFYDFRFTDIKGMWHHVSYYVNSVNEDTFKGIPFDGSSIARWQPINASDMQLHPEISTAFLDPFTADKTIVMFCDVWDIYKNQYYDKCPRSIAKKALEFMNKSGIADTAYFGPENEFFVFDSLKVRDEINCQYYELDSNEGIWNTHSEIPGSNNTGKINFNSGHRPGTKGGYFPVAPIDSQVDLRAEFVKTLEAIGMETFVVHHEVAQAQGEIGVKFGTLIEAADNVQKLKYIVKMVAHKHGKTATFMPKPLFGDNGNGMHVHISLWKGGKNLFAGDKYQGLSDFAFNYVGGVLKYARACAAFTNASTNSYKRLIPGFEAPSILAYSAQNRSASCRIPFVSGEKAKRVEFRFPDSTANPYLAFASLLMAGMAGVTEKIDPGPAREEDLFELSLDEIREKGIRQMPHTLREAMEEMLAQREIFKQGDVFTENFLQTYQHYKFETEIWPWEGRPHPYEFLTTYSC, encoded by the coding sequence ATGCAGTTCGCAACCCCAAAATTTACTTCTGGAAAAGAAGTGGTTGAGTATGCCAAAAAAAATGGAGTCCTTTTCTATGACTTCCGATTTACGGATATCAAAGGAATGTGGCACCACGTATCGTATTATGTGAATTCCGTAAATGAAGATACATTCAAAGGAATTCCTTTTGATGGATCTTCGATTGCTCGTTGGCAGCCAATCAATGCTTCCGATATGCAATTACATCCAGAAATTTCTACGGCATTTTTAGATCCGTTCACAGCAGACAAAACAATTGTTATGTTTTGCGATGTTTGGGATATCTATAAAAACCAATACTATGACAAATGCCCACGATCCATTGCAAAAAAAGCATTAGAGTTCATGAACAAATCAGGAATTGCAGATACTGCATACTTTGGTCCTGAAAATGAATTTTTTGTTTTTGATAGTTTAAAAGTTCGTGATGAAATCAACTGCCAATACTACGAGTTGGATTCAAACGAAGGGATCTGGAACACACATTCTGAAATTCCTGGCTCAAACAACACAGGAAAAATCAATTTCAATTCTGGACACCGTCCTGGAACAAAAGGTGGTTACTTCCCAGTAGCACCAATTGACTCTCAAGTGGACCTTCGCGCTGAATTTGTAAAGACTCTAGAAGCAATTGGAATGGAAACATTTGTGGTCCACCACGAAGTTGCCCAAGCACAAGGTGAGATCGGAGTTAAATTTGGAACACTCATTGAGGCTGCTGATAACGTTCAAAAGTTAAAATACATCGTTAAGATGGTTGCTCATAAACACGGAAAAACTGCTACCTTCATGCCAAAACCACTGTTTGGTGATAATGGTAACGGTATGCACGTTCACATCTCTCTTTGGAAAGGTGGAAAAAACCTTTTTGCCGGAGACAAATACCAAGGTCTTTCTGACTTCGCATTCAATTATGTTGGTGGAGTCTTAAAATATGCGAGAGCATGTGCTGCGTTTACAAATGCATCTACTAACTCTTACAAACGACTTATCCCTGGATTTGAAGCACCTTCGATTTTAGCTTATTCTGCACAAAACCGTTCTGCATCTTGCCGTATTCCATTTGTGAGCGGTGAAAAAGCAAAACGTGTGGAATTCCGATTCCCAGATTCAACAGCTAACCCATATTTGGCGTTTGCTTCACTTCTTATGGCAGGTATGGCTGGAGTTACAGAAAAAATCGATCCAGGTCCTGCACGTGAAGAAGATTTATTTGAACTATCTTTGGATGAAATCCGTGAAAAAGGAATCCGCCAAATGCCTCACACACTTCGTGAAGCTATGGAAGAGATGCTTGCTCAACGAGAAATTTTCAAACAAGGAGATGTGTTTACAGAAAACTTCTTACAAACTTACCAACACTATAAGTTTGAAACAGAAATTTGGCCATGGGAAGGTCGCCCTCACCCATACGAATTCCTTACAACTTACTCTTGCTAA
- a CDS encoding DUF962 domain-containing protein, translated as MRFAKEMAFYSAYHQEKRNVWIHVLGVPMITFTLFVVLSRFTLFETNGFSISASLLFTLGVLGYYYTLDVFFAFFATLLFGGLFVAAEWITLQLPSQTAWTIFGLGQVIGWGSQFYGHFVFEKSRPALFDNLFQALVSAPLFVVADVFFELGYRLELKKAVDDELKQKGVWKDFNVHKTA; from the coding sequence TTGAGATTTGCAAAAGAAATGGCATTTTATTCTGCCTACCATCAAGAAAAACGAAATGTTTGGATTCACGTACTCGGTGTGCCAATGATCACCTTTACATTATTTGTTGTGCTAAGCCGTTTTACTTTATTTGAAACCAATGGATTTTCGATTTCTGCATCCCTTCTATTTACCTTAGGTGTTCTTGGGTATTATTATACTTTGGATGTATTTTTTGCTTTTTTCGCCACACTACTTTTTGGTGGATTATTTGTGGCTGCAGAATGGATCACATTACAACTTCCTTCCCAAACAGCGTGGACAATCTTTGGATTGGGCCAAGTGATCGGTTGGGGTTCTCAGTTTTATGGACATTTTGTATTTGAAAAAAGTCGGCCTGCTCTTTTTGATAATTTGTTCCAAGCCCTTGTTTCCGCACCACTCTTTGTTGTAGCAGATGTGTTTTTTGAATTGGGATACCGTTTGGAATTAAAAAAAGCAGTGGATGATGAATTAAAACAGAAAGGTGTATGGAAAGACTTTAACGTTCACAAAACGGCATAA
- a CDS encoding 4-alpha-glucanotransferase, producing the protein MKSLVSTKQRRAGVLVSLPSIVSKHSFECGDIYSLYPLSNWAKDVGLSIIQLLPLNDTGFGYSPYSAISAFAIDPLHISLHLLGIPLQSRKKEIKHLQSHPSRVRELKIKSIRDYFEANKKEALKDSSRFLQEQPWCYSYGTFRVMYETFEGKNWWEWPKEFQDPNIAKEKVFTEQREEVMFWVYLQKIAFDQLSAVKLHLEDNGIYLKGDMPILTARNSCDVWEHPEYFILDLQAGAPPDHFSQTGQTWGFPVLNWDELKKNHYSWWKERLTYLEHFFHLYRIDHVIGMYRIWAIPKDHQTALKGWFHPQFGIETNEFLKVGIDPKQMVSLGLIHEFKTNHYIFYWDFWKEEGYQSLPEETKARLFPLSQLHIYEEEKHWREAGETILEIFESFSSMLPCAEDLGSVPTFIRESLFDRQMIGIDVVRWTKSFTTGEFIVEDHYRENAISVLSTHDTSLVMEWWKKEGDLEEKLIFFFDRLGKPRPETNDQILEGLLEFVFQTKSLFSIQLFQDLAIGVSDVLENPEKHRINVPGTPDHSNWTYRFPILIEDFAEDFQRNFTLRKWIQSSGRN; encoded by the coding sequence TTGAAATCTTTGGTTTCAACTAAACAAAGAAGGGCAGGGGTACTTGTATCTCTGCCCTCTATTGTTTCAAAACATTCATTTGAATGTGGTGACATTTATAGCCTTTATCCACTTTCCAATTGGGCAAAAGATGTTGGACTTAGCATCATCCAGTTATTACCACTAAACGATACAGGGTTTGGATATTCTCCTTATAGTGCCATTTCAGCTTTTGCTATCGATCCCTTACACATTTCACTCCACCTATTGGGAATCCCTTTACAATCTCGTAAAAAAGAAATCAAACACTTACAAAGTCACCCTAGCCGAGTTCGTGAATTAAAAATCAAATCCATCAGGGACTACTTTGAAGCAAACAAAAAAGAAGCCTTAAAAGATTCTTCTCGTTTCTTACAAGAACAACCTTGGTGTTATTCGTATGGAACCTTCCGTGTAATGTATGAAACCTTCGAAGGGAAAAATTGGTGGGAATGGCCAAAGGAATTCCAAGACCCAAACATTGCCAAAGAAAAAGTTTTTACTGAACAGAGAGAAGAGGTTATGTTTTGGGTGTATTTGCAAAAGATCGCCTTTGATCAGTTAAGTGCAGTAAAACTTCATTTAGAAGATAATGGAATATATTTAAAAGGTGACATGCCAATTCTTACAGCTCGTAATTCCTGTGATGTTTGGGAACACCCGGAATATTTCATTTTGGATTTACAAGCGGGGGCTCCTCCCGATCATTTTTCCCAAACGGGGCAAACATGGGGATTTCCAGTTCTCAATTGGGATGAATTAAAAAAAAACCATTACAGTTGGTGGAAAGAACGCCTTACTTATTTAGAACATTTTTTTCATCTTTATCGGATTGATCATGTCATTGGAATGTATCGTATCTGGGCCATACCTAAAGACCACCAAACTGCACTTAAAGGATGGTTCCATCCACAATTTGGGATTGAAACAAACGAATTTTTGAAAGTTGGAATCGATCCAAAACAAATGGTATCCTTAGGGCTTATCCATGAATTTAAAACAAATCATTATATTTTTTATTGGGACTTTTGGAAAGAAGAAGGTTACCAATCCCTTCCAGAAGAAACCAAAGCCAGATTATTTCCTTTATCTCAGCTACATATTTATGAAGAAGAAAAACATTGGAGAGAAGCAGGGGAAACCATTTTAGAAATATTTGAATCTTTTTCTTCTATGTTACCTTGTGCAGAGGATTTGGGTTCTGTTCCAACATTTATCCGCGAATCATTATTCGATCGGCAAATGATTGGAATTGATGTTGTTCGTTGGACAAAATCATTTACAACAGGTGAGTTTATTGTAGAGGACCATTATCGGGAAAATGCGATCTCAGTATTATCTACGCATGATACAAGTTTGGTGATGGAATGGTGGAAAAAAGAAGGGGACTTGGAAGAAAAACTTATATTTTTCTTTGACCGTTTGGGCAAACCAAGGCCCGAAACAAATGACCAGATTTTAGAAGGCCTTTTGGAATTTGTATTCCAAACAAAAAGTTTATTTAGCATCCAACTTTTCCAAGACTTGGCAATTGGAGTATCCGACGTGTTAGAAAACCCAGAAAAACACAGGATCAATGTACCAGGCACTCCAGACCATTCCAATTGGACCTACCGTTTTCCCATACTCATCGAAGACTTTGCCGAGGATTTCCAGAGGAATTTTACCCTCCGAAAATGGATCCAATCCTCTGGTAGAAATTAG
- a CDS encoding helix-turn-helix transcriptional regulator, which produces MDEKRKGSLFYFGERILLGTQGLVTEPHSHYAVSILVSKQTPFQLTTKENLIIETEGIIIAPNFFHRLEANHTEIVVIQLDPKSDEYKKIVMKDRYFLLDSNTIQKIQNLAEPLFGSNLNCSTARTIYDQILEVLGSSKTETDWDPRMDITLTKIKETLPSPINVATLSKETGISKDRFMHLFKEYMGIPLRQYLLWQRLHIAARLFQSGENLTTASHAAGFSDQAHLSRTFKKMFGVKPSLFLGGSHLHQVCFCDTNPKRGL; this is translated from the coding sequence ATGGATGAAAAAAGAAAAGGAAGCCTTTTTTACTTCGGCGAACGAATCCTACTTGGCACACAAGGACTCGTAACAGAACCCCACTCTCACTACGCTGTTTCCATCCTTGTTTCCAAACAAACTCCGTTCCAATTGACTACAAAAGAAAATTTAATCATTGAGACAGAAGGAATTATCATTGCTCCTAATTTTTTCCATCGTTTAGAAGCAAATCATACAGAAATTGTGGTCATCCAATTGGATCCCAAGTCAGATGAGTATAAAAAAATTGTAATGAAGGATAGATACTTTTTACTCGATTCAAATACCATACAAAAAATCCAAAATTTAGCAGAACCTTTATTTGGAAGTAACTTAAACTGCAGTACCGCAAGAACAATTTATGATCAGATTTTGGAAGTATTAGGATCAAGCAAAACGGAAACAGATTGGGATCCTAGGATGGACATCACTCTTACAAAAATCAAAGAAACTCTTCCGAGTCCAATCAATGTAGCAACTCTTTCCAAAGAAACTGGGATTTCAAAAGATCGTTTCATGCACCTATTTAAAGAATATATGGGAATACCGCTCAGGCAATATTTACTTTGGCAAAGATTACACATTGCAGCAAGGTTATTCCAAAGTGGGGAAAACCTAACAACTGCTTCCCATGCTGCAGGTTTCAGCGACCAGGCTCATTTGTCTCGGACTTTTAAAAAGATGTTTGGTGTAAAACCCTCTTTGTTTTTGGGAGGGTCTCATTTACACCAAGTTTGTTTTTGTGATACAAATCCAAAAAGAGGATTGTAA
- a CDS encoding sensor histidine kinase — translation MFFSLAWLTLTLSLGVWWWILGFRQAKTISEISLSSERQWELNRVNRMLQLEGSFFLSMLTLGGVTLAVLSYRDHKRSKLIADFFSTVTHEMKTPIASLQLQIEVLLEDTKNPELKRKLTKIWKENQRIESQMGNAFYLASLMQGEALYLETLTLQELKDSYSHHEPDLVWDVSIALTKKVHIDKKAFFAMLKNLSDNAKRHGKASVIKLIVKGDKNKICFIMEDNGSGFLGNKKFLTQPFLRHSKTSGSGIGLYIVKKLMEKMKGNLEFPDSPYGFLVKLCLNEVE, via the coding sequence ATGTTTTTTTCCCTAGCATGGCTTACCCTCACACTCTCACTTGGAGTCTGGTGGTGGATTTTAGGGTTTCGCCAAGCAAAAACCATATCGGAAATTTCACTTAGTTCAGAAAGGCAATGGGAACTAAACCGAGTCAATCGGATGTTACAATTGGAAGGATCATTTTTCCTTTCGATGTTAACACTTGGTGGTGTGACACTCGCAGTTTTGTCTTATCGGGACCACAAACGTTCCAAACTCATCGCTGACTTTTTTTCCACTGTCACACATGAAATGAAAACCCCAATTGCCAGCTTACAACTGCAAATCGAAGTTTTATTAGAAGATACCAAAAACCCAGAACTCAAACGAAAACTAACAAAAATTTGGAAAGAAAACCAAAGGATTGAATCCCAAATGGGAAACGCTTTTTACTTAGCAAGTCTTATGCAAGGGGAAGCTTTATATTTAGAAACATTAACCTTACAAGAATTAAAGGATTCGTATTCACATCATGAACCTGATCTCGTCTGGGACGTATCCATTGCTCTTACAAAAAAAGTCCATATCGATAAAAAGGCTTTTTTTGCCATGTTAAAGAATCTATCTGATAATGCAAAACGACATGGAAAAGCAAGTGTTATCAAACTCATTGTAAAAGGTGATAAAAACAAAATTTGTTTTATCATGGAGGACAATGGTTCTGGTTTTTTGGGGAATAAAAAATTTCTCACTCAACCCTTCCTACGCCATTCGAAAACAAGTGGCAGTGGGATTGGACTTTATATCGTCAAAAAATTAATGGAAAAAATGAAAGGAAATCTGGAATTTCCGGACAGTCCGTACGGATTTTTGGTCAAACTTTGCCTAAACGAGGTCGAATGA
- a CDS encoding class I fructose-bisphosphate aldolase codes for MNFDEISKHLGNDAESLLGFKSPKIAKELIHVPGSDWVDRIFAPTDRSIPVLKSIQSLLGHGRLGGTGYVSILPVDQGIEHSAGASFAKNPIYFDGENIIKLAMEGGCNGVATTLGVLGSVARKYAHKIPFILKINHNELLTYPNKSEQILFATVKQAHDQGCVAIGATIYFGSADAGREIVEISKVFQMAHELGMATILWCYIRNNAFKKDKDYHVSADLTGQANHLGVTIQADIIKQKLPENNGGYNVLNQESSYGKTDKRIYTDLTSDHPIDLTRYQVANCYMGRAGLINSGGASGENDLQDALKTAVINKRAGGMGLISGRKAFQKPMKDGVSLLHAIQDVYLSKEITVA; via the coding sequence TTGAACTTCGACGAAATCTCGAAACATCTTGGAAACGACGCGGAATCCCTCCTTGGATTCAAATCACCAAAAATAGCAAAAGAACTCATTCACGTACCTGGTAGCGACTGGGTAGACAGAATTTTTGCACCCACAGACAGGTCTATCCCTGTTCTCAAAAGCATTCAATCTTTACTTGGCCACGGCCGACTTGGCGGAACAGGGTATGTATCCATCCTTCCAGTAGACCAAGGGATCGAACACTCTGCAGGAGCTTCTTTTGCCAAAAACCCAATTTACTTTGATGGCGAAAATATCATCAAACTTGCGATGGAAGGTGGATGTAATGGTGTTGCGACAACTTTAGGTGTCCTCGGATCTGTGGCTCGTAAGTATGCTCACAAAATCCCTTTCATTCTGAAAATCAACCACAACGAACTCCTAACGTACCCAAACAAAAGTGAACAAATCCTTTTTGCGACTGTAAAACAAGCGCATGACCAAGGTTGCGTTGCAATTGGAGCAACAATCTATTTTGGATCAGCAGATGCAGGACGTGAGATTGTTGAAATTTCAAAAGTCTTCCAAATGGCACATGAACTTGGAATGGCAACCATTCTTTGGTGTTATATTAGAAACAATGCTTTCAAAAAAGACAAAGATTACCATGTTTCTGCTGACCTCACAGGACAGGCAAATCATTTGGGAGTGACTATCCAAGCGGATATCATCAAACAAAAGTTACCTGAAAACAATGGTGGATACAATGTCCTAAACCAAGAGTCTTCTTATGGTAAAACTGACAAACGGATTTACACTGACCTTACTTCTGATCACCCAATTGACCTCACTCGTTACCAAGTAGCAAATTGTTATATGGGAAGAGCTGGACTCATCAACTCGGGTGGAGCATCTGGTGAAAATGATTTACAAGATGCATTAAAAACCGCAGTCATCAACAAACGTGCTGGTGGTATGGGTCTGATTTCAGGAAGAAAAGCTTTCCAAAAACCAATGAAGGATGGAGTGTCACTACTTCATGCCATCCAAGACGTTTACCTTTCAAAGGAAATCACCGTCGCTTAA
- a CDS encoding response regulator transcription factor, with product MKPRILLVEDDEGLGETLKERLEQDKYQVKWAKTISEAEALYIPNSFDVVVLDLRLPDGNGFDLAENMVKKEKDLPFLFLTAQAGAQERLRGFELGAAEFIPKPFHLKEFLIRLERVVSLTRPHFGQKWQMGTKEIHLDSFLVKHADGQTSLLSKRDCSLLALLLTDPSKVFSRSEILDVIVGEDSFPTERTIDNAIVRLRDALGEESIRNVRGVGYQWMAEVIPLK from the coding sequence ATGAAACCTAGAATTTTACTTGTTGAAGACGATGAAGGACTTGGTGAAACCTTAAAGGAAAGGTTAGAACAAGATAAATACCAAGTCAAATGGGCTAAAACCATTTCAGAAGCAGAAGCACTATATATACCAAATTCTTTTGATGTGGTTGTCTTAGATTTACGACTACCAGATGGGAATGGATTTGATTTGGCTGAGAATATGGTGAAAAAAGAAAAGGACTTACCTTTTTTATTTCTAACCGCCCAAGCGGGGGCTCAGGAACGGCTTCGAGGATTTGAACTGGGAGCTGCTGAGTTTATCCCAAAACCGTTCCATTTGAAAGAATTTCTCATCCGCTTGGAAAGAGTGGTTTCCCTCACCCGCCCCCACTTTGGTCAAAAATGGCAGATGGGAACAAAAGAAATCCATTTAGATTCTTTTTTAGTAAAACATGCTGATGGACAAACAAGCCTTCTTTCCAAACGGGACTGTTCACTCCTCGCTTTACTATTGACTGACCCTTCCAAAGTATTCAGTCGCTCTGAAATCCTAGATGTTATCGTTGGGGAAGATAGTTTTCCCACAGAACGTACGATCGACAACGCGATTGTAAGGTTACGAGATGCCTTAGGAGAAGAGTCAATCCGAAATGTCAGGGGTGTAGGTTACCAATGGATGGCTGAAGTAATTCCACTGAAATAA